In Vicinamibacterales bacterium, a genomic segment contains:
- the ilvC gene encoding ketol-acid reductoisomerase — translation MATIYYDKDADLAPIRAKKVAVIGYGSQGHAHALNLHDSGVDVRVGLHARSASADKARAAGLRAVSIADAAAEADVIMMLIPDTTQGEIYARDIAPHLTAGKMLMFAHGFNIRFGIITPPANVDVAMVAPKSPGHRVRELYEEGAGTPALFAIHQDPTGHARELTLSYAKAIGVTRAGVLETTFAEETETDLFGEQSVLCGGTSALVKAAFDTLVEAGYQPEIAYFECMHELKLIVDLMYRGGLNYMRYSVSDTAEHGDYTGGPRVVTAETRAEMKRMLDDIRSGRYATLWMDEHKAGRPSFTATRVAEQQLLIEKVGAELRAMMPFLNPVTVKPEDQRQPVG, via the coding sequence ATGGCCACCATCTACTACGACAAGGACGCCGACCTCGCGCCGATCCGGGCCAAGAAAGTCGCCGTCATCGGCTACGGCTCGCAGGGCCACGCGCACGCGCTGAACCTGCACGACAGCGGCGTGGACGTCCGCGTCGGCCTCCATGCCCGGAGCGCGTCGGCGGACAAGGCTCGCGCGGCCGGCCTGCGCGCCGTGTCCATCGCGGACGCGGCGGCCGAGGCCGACGTGATCATGATGCTCATCCCGGATACGACGCAGGGCGAGATCTACGCCAGGGACATCGCGCCGCACCTCACCGCGGGCAAGATGCTGATGTTCGCGCACGGGTTCAACATCCGCTTCGGCATCATCACACCGCCGGCGAACGTGGACGTCGCCATGGTGGCGCCGAAATCGCCGGGCCATCGCGTCCGGGAGCTGTACGAAGAGGGCGCGGGCACGCCCGCGCTCTTCGCCATCCACCAGGACCCGACGGGCCACGCCCGCGAGCTGACGCTCTCCTACGCCAAGGCCATCGGCGTGACGCGGGCTGGAGTGCTCGAGACCACCTTTGCCGAGGAGACCGAGACGGACCTGTTCGGCGAGCAGTCGGTGCTCTGCGGCGGCACGAGCGCGCTCGTGAAGGCGGCGTTCGACACGCTGGTCGAGGCCGGGTACCAGCCCGAAATCGCCTACTTCGAGTGCATGCACGAACTGAAGCTCATCGTGGACCTCATGTACCGCGGGGGCCTGAACTACATGCGCTACTCGGTGAGCGACACGGCCGAGCACGGCGACTACACCGGTGGGCCGCGCGTGGTGACGGCCGAGACGCGCGCCGAGATGAAGCGCATGCTCGACGACATCCGGAGCGGGCGCTACGCCACGCTGTGGATGGACGAGCACAAGGCGGGCCGGCCGTCGTTCACGGCGACGCGCGTGGCCGAGCAGCAGCTCCTCATCGAGAAGGTGGGCGCGGAGCTCAGGGCGATGATGCCGTTCCTGAATCCCGTGACCGTCAAGCCCGAGGACCAGCGGCAGCCGGTGGGATAA
- the ilvN gene encoding acetolactate synthase small subunit — MTTFVVHVENKPGVLTRVASLFRRRAYNIESLTVGHTETPGVSRMTIVVDTDDEGAHHVQAHLYKLVNVLRVDNVSVRPAVTRELAMVKVATTAQTRPELFQLADVFRARVIDVSHDSLVLEITGGEAKLDKLLEVLEPYGVLEMARTGTLAMARGAAAAADGTQAAGPGAADVEPQDLAYSV, encoded by the coding sequence ATGACGACCTTCGTCGTGCACGTCGAGAACAAGCCCGGCGTCCTGACCCGCGTCGCCTCGCTCTTCAGGCGCCGCGCCTACAACATCGAGTCGCTGACGGTCGGCCACACCGAAACGCCTGGCGTCTCGCGGATGACGATCGTCGTCGACACCGACGACGAAGGCGCCCACCACGTGCAGGCGCACCTGTACAAGCTCGTCAACGTCCTGCGCGTCGACAACGTGAGCGTGCGGCCGGCCGTGACGCGCGAGCTCGCCATGGTGAAGGTGGCGACGACGGCGCAGACGCGGCCGGAGCTCTTCCAGCTCGCCGACGTGTTCCGGGCGCGCGTGATCGACGTGTCGCACGACTCGCTCGTCCTGGAGATCACGGGCGGCGAGGCGAAGCTGGACAAGCTCCTCGAGGTGCTCGAACCCTACGGCGTCCTCGAGATGGCCAGGACGGGCACCCTTGCCATGGCGCGCGGCGCGGCCGCGGCGGCCGACGGGACCCAGGCCGCCGGGCCCGGCGCGGCCGACGTCGAGCCTCAGGACCTGGCGTATTCCGTGTAA
- the ilvB gene encoding biosynthetic-type acetolactate synthase large subunit → MRLTGAQILWESLVREGVTCVFGYPGGAILPAYDAMLDYPIRHVLVRHEQGAAHMADGYARATGQVGVAIATSGPGATNLVTGIATAMMDSSPVVCITGQVGSRLIGSDAFQECDITGITLPITKHNYLVTAPEDVAGVVREAFQVARSGRPGPVLIDLTKDCQQRACEFEWPDEAPPRQRPDLRPGDGELARAVELIGQAKRPLILAGNGIIASGASDLVRQFAEHADIPIAMTLLGIGGVPASHPLNLGMMGMHGEAWVNSSIQEADLLIALGMRFDDRVTGNVKTYALHAKKIHVEIDRAEINKNVRVDVGLVGDVGQILQALLPRVERANHAEWRAYIDRLKGDSAVRDIQNLPDNGHLYAAHVIHDLWRETGGNAVVVTDVGQHQMWEAQYYRHDQPRSLVTSGGLGTMGFALPAAIGAKVARPDAEVWVVVGDGGFQMTMAELATIAQEGLDIKVAIVNNGYLGMVRQWQEFFYERRYAATPLSSPDFVKLAEAFGLMGVRVTERAGVVPAVQAARAHTGTVVIDFRVEQEDTVYPMVPAGADLHAMIRRPSVLAETGADQ, encoded by the coding sequence ATGAGGCTGACTGGCGCGCAAATTCTCTGGGAGTCCCTCGTCCGCGAGGGCGTGACGTGCGTGTTCGGGTATCCCGGCGGGGCCATCCTGCCCGCCTACGACGCGATGCTGGACTACCCGATTCGCCACGTCCTCGTCCGGCACGAACAGGGCGCGGCGCACATGGCCGATGGGTACGCCCGCGCGACCGGGCAGGTGGGCGTGGCCATCGCGACATCGGGGCCGGGGGCGACCAACCTCGTGACCGGCATCGCGACGGCGATGATGGACAGCTCGCCCGTCGTCTGCATCACGGGACAGGTGGGCAGCCGGCTGATCGGCTCCGACGCGTTCCAGGAATGCGACATCACCGGCATCACGCTGCCGATCACGAAGCACAACTACCTGGTGACCGCCCCCGAGGACGTCGCCGGCGTGGTGCGCGAGGCCTTCCAGGTGGCGCGCTCGGGCCGGCCCGGGCCGGTGCTCATCGACCTGACGAAGGACTGCCAGCAGCGTGCGTGCGAATTCGAGTGGCCCGACGAAGCGCCGCCGCGTCAGCGTCCGGACCTGCGCCCCGGAGACGGGGAGCTGGCGCGCGCGGTCGAGCTCATCGGCCAGGCGAAGCGCCCCCTGATCCTGGCCGGCAACGGCATCATCGCGTCGGGGGCCAGCGATCTGGTCCGGCAGTTCGCCGAACACGCCGACATTCCGATCGCCATGACGCTCCTCGGCATCGGCGGCGTGCCCGCGTCGCACCCGCTGAACCTGGGCATGATGGGCATGCACGGCGAGGCGTGGGTCAACTCGTCCATCCAGGAGGCCGACCTGCTCATCGCGCTCGGCATGCGCTTCGACGATCGCGTGACCGGCAACGTGAAGACGTATGCCCTGCATGCGAAGAAGATTCACGTCGAGATCGACCGCGCGGAGATCAACAAGAACGTCCGCGTGGACGTCGGGCTCGTGGGCGACGTCGGGCAGATCCTCCAGGCGCTCCTGCCCCGCGTGGAACGCGCCAATCACGCCGAGTGGCGAGCCTACATCGACCGGCTGAAGGGCGACTCGGCCGTCCGCGACATCCAGAACCTGCCGGACAACGGCCATCTGTACGCCGCGCACGTGATCCACGACCTGTGGCGGGAGACCGGCGGCAACGCCGTGGTCGTCACCGACGTGGGCCAGCACCAGATGTGGGAGGCCCAGTACTACCGCCACGACCAGCCGCGATCGCTCGTCACGTCCGGCGGCCTGGGCACCATGGGCTTCGCGCTGCCGGCCGCCATCGGCGCCAAGGTCGCGCGGCCCGATGCCGAGGTGTGGGTGGTCGTGGGCGACGGCGGGTTCCAGATGACGATGGCGGAGCTGGCGACCATCGCGCAGGAAGGGCTCGACATCAAGGTGGCCATCGTCAACAACGGCTACCTCGGGATGGTCCGGCAGTGGCAGGAGTTCTTCTACGAACGCCGCTACGCGGCCACGCCGCTCTCGAGCCCCGACTTCGTGAAGCTCGCCGAGGCCTTCGGGCTGATGGGCGTGCGGGTGACCGAGCGCGCCGGCGTGGTGCCGGCCGTGCAGGCCGCCCGGGCTCACACGGGCACCGTCGTGATCGACTTCCGCGTGGAGCAGGAGGACACGGTCTACCCGATGGTGCCGGCCGGCGCCGATCTCCACGCGATGATCCGGCGGCCCAGCGTCCTCGCCGAGACCGGAGCCGACCAATGA
- a CDS encoding ADOP family duplicated permease, translated as MTLTHTPPATAERLLRATVRDDEWRESITGDLREEFAAVAGVRGRASARRWYWQQVLPLAIRFLVSRLVPSAAPPRRRITIVELERASTLGSGWGREFRHAWRALAQRPALSAVIVLTLAVALAANAVIFNLADALYLRPFRFQDVDRLVMVVADEVGVRPFIDRQSVAPADFVDFTRRAATVTSLRAADWWDPNFSGVDLPEQVPGFKVSPGYFELLGVAPLLGRTFTADEGRPEAGRVVILSHAFWVRQFAADTGVLGRTVRLDGEAYEVIGVMPPRFAIPFGADVWGPLASDEATWARRDRGYLMAFGRLTPGQTIASADAEFRGIAARLAVEYPETNRRRPASVVGFTRGMGDEGVGPFVAIWQAAALLLLLVACANIANLLLARGTERQPEFAVRLALGAGRARLVQQLFIEGLCLATLGVGLGAGLAAVAARYTRSFLPADIVRFVPGYEFLGLDTGVLGAMAALGVLATVAFSLLPALHLTGSATALSAFGSTRSATAPRNRQWLRSTLAGGQVALALTLAVATALIHGAVDTAVNGALGFDKRGLATAQLTLPERPYESLERRRQFVDAALERLRGLPGVTSAAAVWSLPYGGSSSSRPFTPEGAPADAQAKDVGFQRATPDYFATFAVPLLSGRGLTDADRPGTPEVAVVSRLLAEQYWPGTDPLGRRFRLANDGPWITVVGVAGDVIQDWFTGRSEPTVYRPMRQDPPLSMTLVARTTAPPGALAAEIRRAVSAIDPDQPVLKAASMDEVVDERLAGVGYFATILTVMSGIALALALTGIYSLMAYLTARRTKEIGVRVALGATARQVQRLAASRAAGIVAGGVVAGAVLATALGRVMQSVLFGLVSPSAVVVVTAVVALAVVTMAAGYLPARRAAAQDPWQALRIE; from the coding sequence ATGACGTTGACACACACGCCCCCGGCCACCGCCGAACGCCTGCTGCGCGCCACGGTGCGCGACGACGAGTGGCGCGAGTCGATCACGGGGGACCTCAGGGAAGAATTCGCCGCCGTCGCCGGGGTGCGCGGCCGGGCGTCCGCGCGCCGGTGGTACTGGCAGCAGGTCCTGCCCCTCGCGATCCGGTTCCTCGTCTCTCGCCTCGTGCCGTCGGCGGCCCCGCCGCGCCGCCGGATCACGATCGTCGAGCTGGAACGCGCGTCGACGCTGGGCAGCGGCTGGGGGCGCGAGTTCCGACACGCCTGGCGCGCCCTGGCGCAGCGGCCGGCCTTGAGCGCCGTGATCGTCCTCACGCTGGCGGTCGCGCTGGCCGCCAACGCCGTCATCTTCAACCTGGCCGACGCGCTGTACCTGCGGCCGTTCCGCTTCCAGGACGTCGACCGCCTGGTGATGGTGGTGGCCGACGAGGTCGGCGTCAGGCCGTTCATCGACCGTCAGTCGGTCGCGCCGGCCGACTTCGTGGACTTCACCCGCCGCGCGGCGACGGTCACGTCCCTGAGGGCCGCCGACTGGTGGGACCCGAACTTCTCCGGCGTGGACCTGCCCGAGCAGGTCCCCGGCTTCAAGGTGAGCCCCGGGTACTTCGAGCTGCTCGGCGTGGCGCCGCTCCTCGGGCGCACGTTCACGGCCGACGAGGGCCGCCCCGAGGCCGGACGCGTCGTGATCCTGTCCCACGCGTTCTGGGTGCGCCAGTTCGCGGCCGACACCGGGGTGCTCGGCCGCACCGTCCGCCTCGACGGCGAGGCGTACGAGGTGATCGGCGTCATGCCGCCGCGCTTCGCGATTCCTTTCGGCGCCGACGTCTGGGGGCCGCTGGCGAGCGACGAGGCCACGTGGGCCCGGCGCGATCGCGGCTACCTGATGGCCTTCGGCCGGCTCACGCCGGGCCAGACGATCGCTTCGGCGGACGCGGAGTTCCGGGGCATCGCCGCCCGGCTGGCCGTCGAGTACCCGGAGACGAACCGCCGGCGGCCCGCCTCGGTCGTCGGCTTCACGAGGGGCATGGGCGACGAGGGCGTCGGCCCGTTCGTGGCCATCTGGCAGGCGGCCGCGCTGCTCCTCCTGCTGGTCGCGTGCGCGAACATCGCCAACCTCCTGCTGGCGCGCGGCACGGAGCGCCAGCCCGAGTTCGCCGTCCGCCTGGCGCTGGGCGCGGGCCGCGCACGGCTCGTCCAGCAGCTGTTCATCGAGGGGCTCTGTCTGGCGACGCTGGGCGTCGGCCTGGGCGCCGGCCTCGCCGCCGTCGCCGCCCGCTACACGCGTTCGTTCCTGCCGGCCGACATCGTGCGCTTCGTCCCGGGCTACGAGTTCCTGGGCCTGGACACCGGCGTCCTCGGCGCGATGGCGGCCCTGGGCGTTCTGGCCACCGTGGCGTTTTCGCTGCTTCCCGCCCTGCACCTGACGGGATCGGCGACCGCGCTCTCGGCCTTCGGATCCACGCGGTCCGCGACGGCGCCGCGCAACCGGCAGTGGCTGCGCTCGACGCTGGCCGGCGGCCAGGTGGCGCTCGCCCTCACACTGGCGGTGGCCACGGCCCTCATCCACGGAGCCGTCGACACGGCCGTGAACGGCGCCTTGGGCTTCGACAAGCGGGGACTGGCGACGGCGCAACTGACGCTGCCCGAGCGCCCCTACGAGTCGCTCGAACGCCGCCGGCAGTTCGTGGACGCCGCGCTCGAACGGCTGCGCGGGCTCCCGGGCGTCACGAGCGCGGCTGCCGTGTGGTCGCTGCCCTACGGCGGGAGCTCGTCGTCCCGTCCGTTCACGCCCGAGGGGGCGCCCGCCGACGCGCAGGCCAAGGACGTCGGGTTCCAGCGGGCGACGCCCGACTACTTCGCCACCTTCGCCGTGCCCCTGCTGTCGGGCCGCGGGCTGACCGACGCCGACCGACCCGGCACGCCCGAGGTCGCCGTGGTGAGCCGGCTTCTCGCCGAGCAGTACTGGCCGGGGACCGATCCCCTCGGGCGTCGATTCCGCCTCGCGAACGACGGCCCGTGGATCACGGTGGTGGGCGTGGCCGGCGACGTGATTCAGGACTGGTTCACGGGCCGCTCCGAACCCACCGTGTACCGGCCGATGCGGCAGGACCCGCCGCTGTCGATGACGCTCGTGGCACGAACGACGGCGCCGCCCGGCGCGCTCGCCGCCGAGATCCGGCGCGCCGTGTCGGCGATCGATCCGGATCAGCCGGTCCTCAAGGCGGCGTCGATGGACGAGGTGGTGGACGAGCGCCTCGCGGGCGTCGGCTACTTCGCGACCATCCTCACGGTGATGAGCGGAATCGCCCTCGCTCTGGCCCTGACGGGCATCTACTCGCTCATGGCCTATCTGACGGCCCGCCGCACGAAGGAAATCGGCGTCCGCGTGGCCCTGGGCGCCACGGCGCGGCAGGTCCAGCGGCTGGCCGCGAGCCGCGCGGCTGGCATCGTCGCCGGTGGGGTGGTGGCCGGCGCGGTGCTGGCCACGGCGCTCGGGCGCGTCATGCAGTCGGTGCTCTTCGGTCTCGTCAGTCCCAGTGCCGTGGTCGTCGTGACCGCGGTCGTGGCCCTGGCGGTCGTGACGATGGCGGCGGGCTACCTGCCGGCGCGCCGGGCCGCGGCGCAGGATCCCTGGCAGGCGCTGCGGATCGAGTGA
- a CDS encoding helix-turn-helix transcriptional regulator gives MKPTPTPYVGEFEYSVLLAVLHMDGGDDAYAVPIRALLEERTGRPVARGALYTALERLESKGCLRSRMGDPTAERGGKARRYFTVTPLGVRALRSMHASLANLSRGLEAVLEQP, from the coding sequence ATGAAGCCCACGCCCACTCCCTACGTCGGTGAGTTCGAGTACTCGGTCCTCCTCGCGGTCCTGCACATGGACGGCGGCGACGATGCGTATGCCGTGCCGATCCGGGCGCTCCTCGAGGAGCGCACCGGGCGGCCCGTCGCCCGCGGCGCCCTCTACACGGCCCTCGAGCGCCTCGAATCCAAGGGGTGCCTGCGGTCGCGGATGGGCGATCCCACCGCGGAGCGCGGCGGCAAGGCTCGGCGGTATTTCACGGTGACGCCGCTCGGGGTCCGGGCCCTCAGGTCGATGCATGCGTCGCTGGCCAACCTGTCACGCGGTCTCGAAGCCGTCCTGGAGCAGCCATGA
- a CDS encoding fibronectin type III domain-containing protein, with the protein MKRLNVVVAGARVLALVLAASAVDIASAQVIQGTLDATAPPQSEFYSGQLTTTTSARLFRDGVSSQCGVSKAAPGPFGTGSFRYDVYTFRARETRCHTMRVWVNGGTSDFVHVSVHSSFDPADASANYLADSGSSGIAQGAVLSVDLVAGQTYAIAVFSPTPTEGQSYQLVIDDPLTTVNASTLDATLPGNMPPFAFTSSFQSTQIPALPAPATSCSANKPAPAPQGSGPFRVDALPVMVPVSTCLTVTLRNTSGSAASLAVAAYGHGFFPSSAEWLADSGGATSAPGSTVSFSMTVTAGQYFDLVVMNATPGQEGASYQLTLSTPVQPPRILRTANVSGNDVSFRWAPPIHGPAPTDYVLEGGVSPGQTLASVPLGSANPVTTLSGVPSGSFYIRARSRNGAQTSGPSNEVPIAVNVPAAPATPADVLASVSGSTLAMTWRNTFTGGTPTGLALDVTGSLAGTVPLSSVTDSLVFPGVPGGSYQLRLRATNAAGTSTASAPVSITIPTTCSGAPQPPSDFVVYKVGNQLSLLWDSPTTGAAPLGYVVNVTGAFAGSFPVATKFLSAAVPPGTYNFTVQSTHACGTSVPTAVRSITIP; encoded by the coding sequence GTGAAGCGACTCAACGTGGTTGTTGCTGGCGCCCGGGTGCTCGCGCTGGTCCTCGCGGCCTCGGCCGTGGACATCGCCAGCGCCCAGGTCATCCAGGGCACCCTGGATGCGACCGCGCCCCCGCAGTCCGAGTTCTACTCCGGACAGCTGACGACGACGACGTCGGCACGGCTGTTTCGTGACGGCGTTTCGTCGCAATGCGGCGTGTCGAAAGCGGCGCCTGGCCCGTTCGGGACGGGCTCCTTCCGGTATGACGTCTACACCTTCCGGGCACGCGAAACCCGCTGCCACACGATGCGTGTCTGGGTCAACGGCGGTACGAGCGACTTCGTCCACGTGTCGGTGCATTCGTCGTTCGACCCGGCCGACGCGTCGGCGAACTACCTGGCGGATTCCGGGTCGTCCGGCATCGCCCAGGGCGCGGTGCTCTCGGTGGACCTGGTCGCTGGGCAGACCTACGCGATCGCGGTGTTCTCGCCCACGCCAACGGAGGGGCAGAGCTATCAGCTCGTGATCGACGACCCGCTCACGACGGTCAATGCCTCGACGCTGGACGCGACGCTTCCCGGCAACATGCCGCCATTCGCCTTCACGTCGAGCTTCCAGTCGACGCAGATTCCCGCGCTCCCGGCTCCGGCCACGTCGTGCAGCGCGAACAAGCCGGCCCCGGCTCCCCAGGGCAGCGGGCCGTTCCGTGTGGACGCTCTCCCGGTGATGGTGCCTGTGTCGACGTGCCTCACGGTCACCCTGCGGAACACCAGCGGCAGTGCGGCATCACTCGCGGTCGCCGCCTACGGGCATGGCTTTTTCCCCTCCTCCGCGGAATGGCTGGCGGATTCCGGTGGAGCCACCTCGGCGCCGGGCTCGACGGTGTCGTTCTCGATGACCGTCACCGCGGGCCAGTATTTCGATCTCGTCGTGATGAACGCCACGCCGGGTCAGGAGGGCGCGAGCTATCAGCTGACCCTGTCGACGCCGGTGCAGCCGCCCCGGATCCTGCGGACCGCGAACGTCTCCGGAAACGATGTGTCCTTCCGCTGGGCTCCGCCCATCCACGGCCCCGCGCCGACCGACTACGTGCTCGAAGGCGGCGTCAGTCCGGGCCAGACGCTGGCGTCGGTGCCCCTGGGCAGCGCCAACCCGGTGACGACGCTCTCGGGCGTGCCGAGCGGCTCCTTCTACATTCGCGCCCGGTCGAGGAATGGCGCGCAGACCAGCGGTCCCTCCAACGAAGTGCCGATCGCCGTCAACGTGCCGGCCGCGCCGGCGACGCCGGCCGATGTCCTGGCGAGCGTGTCGGGTTCGACGCTGGCCATGACGTGGCGCAACACGTTCACGGGCGGCACCCCGACGGGCCTGGCGCTCGACGTGACCGGATCGCTCGCCGGGACCGTGCCGCTGTCGTCGGTGACGGACTCGCTCGTGTTCCCTGGCGTGCCCGGCGGCAGCTATCAGCTCCGACTGCGCGCCACCAACGCCGCGGGCACGAGCACGGCGTCGGCGCCCGTCAGCATCACCATTCCGACGACCTGTTCTGGAGCACCCCAGCCGCCGAGTGACTTCGTGGTCTACAAGGTCGGCAACCAGCTGTCGCTGTTGTGGGACTCGCCGACGACCGGCGCGGCGCCGCTGGGCTACGTCGTGAACGTCACGGGCGCCTTCGCCGGCAGCTTCCCGGTGGCGACGAAGTTCCTGAGTGCCGCCGTGCCACCGGGCACGTACAACTTCACCGTCCAGTCCACGCACGCGTGCGGCACGAGCGTGCCGACGGCGGTGCGGTCGATCACCATCCCGTAG
- a CDS encoding amidase family protein, producing MRAPLLVAVSTLAAALLLQPASAVTRLASSDGQFWDIQDTSPWAQDSGGIATGGRANPFNGFGYLKLEVRHGAGAAPTVVNRYLHGFGLAHDGERFDSITPVLADGVVVARAIFAPSGEDYLRYYDSFFNATPEPRVVEVAWGGATGAYEDGGLVAVAVTSSGDRVIDQRDTFVTVMQNARQAADPMQGPSGHGPSAHVLGDAAAASVFQRAGDMYANPFTDAYPGFDPAHVGYVFRLELGPGETKALVTFVAKGLSEVYDPRGGFPIPRRDGLLSTWSEPVYAGADARVPAAGSEIARVTGIARRLVASPDMRGLTPYQRGTVVNWTPLPGQPPPPIPVVGQSVVGLQTAMGEGATTSEDIVREYLTRATLYDRNGPTFRAILALNPHAIADARARDRERLGTGPGTGRVRSLFHGVPIVLKDNIDTTELPTTGGALALRDHYPRVDSRVAARMKAGGAVILGKANLDEFPFGDFGVSTVGGTVGNAYDPSLSTSGSSGGSATAVATSLATLAFGTDTCNSLSNPAGFASLATIRTTRGYTSRAGVMPLNTYNDAVGPMGTSVVDIAYALDLVTGIDPADPATLESVAHTGPPFAAGLATATLKGARIGLFRQRFVGITGEREAAAILDRVAQELQAAGATVVDVAIADYDEAYDKARGSAPGSLKAGWEAYLARGAQPGETVMTIEELIRSGKMAPGGQRRLEGALQPPPAGQTTAGFFAARAGYRDLIVAAMDAQKVDALIYPANQARPHTHEGGAQRYGSEPGTCQESAYTGLPQVTVPAGFMGDRYPVGVSFLGRLWDDRHVLQLAYAYERATRHRRPPTTAR from the coding sequence ATGCGAGCCCCACTTCTCGTGGCCGTGTCCACATTGGCCGCGGCGCTGCTCCTGCAGCCCGCGTCCGCCGTCACCCGCCTGGCCTCGAGCGACGGCCAGTTCTGGGACATCCAGGACACGTCGCCCTGGGCGCAGGACAGCGGCGGCATCGCCACCGGGGGACGGGCGAATCCCTTCAACGGCTTCGGCTACCTGAAGCTCGAGGTCCGGCACGGCGCCGGCGCCGCCCCGACCGTGGTGAACCGCTACCTGCACGGCTTCGGCCTGGCCCACGACGGAGAGCGGTTCGACAGCATCACCCCGGTGCTGGCCGATGGCGTCGTCGTGGCGCGGGCGATCTTCGCGCCCTCGGGCGAGGACTACCTGCGCTACTACGACAGCTTCTTCAACGCGACGCCGGAGCCACGCGTGGTCGAGGTGGCGTGGGGCGGCGCGACCGGCGCCTACGAAGACGGCGGCCTGGTGGCGGTGGCGGTCACGTCGAGCGGCGATCGCGTGATCGACCAGCGCGACACCTTCGTCACGGTCATGCAGAACGCCCGGCAGGCCGCCGACCCGATGCAGGGCCCGTCCGGCCACGGCCCGTCGGCGCACGTCCTCGGCGATGCCGCGGCCGCGTCCGTGTTCCAGCGGGCCGGCGACATGTACGCCAACCCGTTCACCGACGCCTATCCCGGCTTCGACCCGGCGCACGTCGGCTACGTGTTCCGCCTCGAGCTGGGACCGGGCGAGACCAAGGCCCTGGTCACGTTCGTGGCCAAGGGCCTGAGCGAGGTGTACGACCCCCGGGGCGGCTTTCCCATCCCGCGCCGGGACGGGCTGCTGTCCACCTGGAGCGAGCCCGTGTACGCGGGTGCCGACGCGCGCGTGCCCGCCGCCGGCAGCGAGATCGCCCGCGTGACCGGAATCGCGCGGCGGCTCGTCGCGTCTCCGGACATGCGCGGCCTCACGCCGTATCAGCGCGGGACGGTCGTCAACTGGACGCCGCTGCCGGGACAGCCGCCCCCGCCAATCCCGGTGGTCGGGCAGAGCGTGGTCGGCCTCCAGACGGCCATGGGCGAGGGCGCGACGACCAGCGAGGACATCGTGCGCGAGTACCTGACGCGCGCGACGCTGTACGACCGCAACGGCCCGACCTTCCGCGCCATCCTCGCGCTGAATCCGCACGCGATCGCCGACGCCCGCGCGCGCGACCGCGAGCGGCTCGGAACCGGACCGGGCACCGGCCGGGTGCGCAGTCTCTTCCACGGCGTGCCCATCGTGCTCAAGGACAACATCGACACGACGGAGCTGCCGACGACCGGCGGCGCCCTGGCCCTCCGCGACCACTACCCGCGCGTGGACTCTCGCGTCGCGGCCCGGATGAAGGCGGGCGGCGCCGTGATTCTCGGCAAGGCCAACCTCGACGAGTTCCCCTTCGGCGACTTCGGCGTGAGCACCGTCGGCGGGACCGTCGGGAACGCCTACGACCCATCACTGTCCACGTCGGGATCGAGCGGAGGCAGCGCGACGGCGGTGGCCACCAGCCTGGCCACGCTCGCCTTCGGCACCGACACCTGCAATTCGCTCTCGAATCCCGCCGGCTTCGCATCGCTCGCCACGATCCGGACGACCCGGGGCTACACGAGCCGCGCCGGCGTGATGCCGCTCAACACCTACAACGACGCCGTGGGACCGATGGGCACGTCCGTCGTGGACATCGCCTACGCGCTCGATCTCGTGACCGGCATCGACCCGGCGGATCCCGCCACCCTCGAATCGGTCGCGCACACCGGTCCGCCCTTCGCCGCCGGCCTGGCCACCGCGACGCTGAAGGGCGCCAGGATCGGCCTGTTCCGACAGCGCTTCGTGGGCATCACGGGCGAGCGCGAGGCGGCCGCCATCCTGGACCGGGTCGCGCAGGAGTTGCAGGCCGCGGGCGCGACCGTGGTGGACGTGGCGATCGCGGACTACGACGAGGCCTACGACAAGGCCCGCGGTTCGGCGCCGGGATCGCTCAAGGCCGGCTGGGAGGCCTACCTCGCCCGCGGGGCGCAGCCCGGCGAGACGGTCATGACGATCGAGGAGCTGATCCGGTCCGGCAAGATGGCGCCCGGCGGCCAGCGCCGGCTCGAGGGGGCCCTGCAGCCGCCGCCGGCGGGACAGACGACCGCGGGCTTCTTCGCCGCCCGCGCCGGCTACCGGGATCTGATCGTGGCCGCGATGGACGCCCAGAAGGTGGACGCCCTGATCTATCCCGCGAACCAGGCGCGGCCGCACACGCACGAAGGTGGCGCCCAGCGCTATGGGAGCGAACCCGGCACGTGCCAGGAAAGCGCCTACACCGGGCTGCCGCAGGTCACGGTGCCCGCCGGCTTCATGGGCGACCGGTATCCGGTCGGCGTGTCGTTCCTCGGCCGCCTGTGGGACGACCGGCACGTGCTCCAGCTCGCCTACGCGTACGAGCGCGCGACGCGGCACCGGCGGCCGCCGACCACGGCGAGGTGA